From Schizosaccharomyces pombe strain 972h- genome assembly, chromosome: II, the proteins below share one genomic window:
- the nep2 gene encoding NEDD8 protease Nep2: MRSNSIFTKEIDSEAVKKSSNLRPPSTGSSNSNGSDTASPKKKKKGFFRSLFGSSSSGSKSCGSPFTRIWLEYFEVSLRKNDVDHFRPGYWILDTNIDFFYEIMLRQVLLKRPKEESQQIYLLRPAMVFFLAQAPNPLEIESALPPAMFDASFIFLPINDTNECGIESGSHWSLLVVSVEKGLGWYYDSMSNGNTNDCNLAIKNLGILLKKEFRVRHMKTPQQINDCDCGLHVCENTRILMYRLLQKPYVPKVDMNLDHSVVDSVRLRKALMEVITSLLAAYGSKVPKPSETHTDPEKDKKIFSKICKTEELLELPTLSAVTSDSAQPHSLPASMPSSQPQSRSESLPLTHPNSEPNPKLDSQPNSSPVRRPSLIKVKTASTSVLPTSILQRPPSIVPRPETAAIQHTQQSIEIH; this comes from the coding sequence atgcgCTCCAATTCCATTTTCACAAAGGAAATCGACAGCGAGGCTGTGAAAAAGTCTAGCAATTTACGTCCTCCCTCCACCGGCTCTTCCAATTCTAATGGCTCTGATACCGCTTCTcccaaaaagaagaaaaagggCTTTTTCCGTTCCTTGTTTggcagcagcagcagcgGATCAAAGTCTTGCGGTTCCCCGTTTACGCGCATCTGGCTTGAATATTTCGAGGTTTCCCTTCGCAAAAACGACGTCGACCACTTTCGTCCTGGGTATTGGATCCTTGATACAAACATCGATTTCTTTTACGAAATTATGTTGCGTCAAGTCTTGCTCAAACGTCCCAAGGAGGAGAGTCAACAAATATACTTGCTTCGTCCTGCTATGGTCTTCTTTTTGGCCCAGGCTCCTAATCCTTTGGAAATCGAGTCTGCCTTACCTCCTGCCATGTTTGATGCATCGTTTATCTTTCTTCCTATCAACGATACCAATGAGTGTGGTATCGAGAGCGGCTCGCATTGGAGTTTGTTAGTCGTCTCCGTTGAAAAAGGTTTGGGCTGGTACTATGACTCCATGTCCAATGGTAATACCAATGACTGCAACCTTGCCATCAAAAACCTTGGCATTCTCCTTAAAAAGGAATTCCGTGTCCGACACATGAAGACTCCACAACAAATTAATGATTGTGATTGCGGCCTTCATGTTTGCGAGAATACTCGTATCCTCATGTATCGTCTATTGCAAAAGCCTTATGTACCCAAAGTGGACATGAACTTGGACCATTCTGTTGTCGATAGTGTGCGTCTTCGCAAGGCACTAATGGAGGTCATTACTTCTTTACTTGCTGCTTATGGCTCCAAGGTACCCAAGCCTTCAGAAACGCATACCGATCctgaaaaagataaaaagatcttttctaaaatatGCAAGACGGAAGAGTTGTTAGAGCTACCTACGCTAAGCGCTGTTACTTCTGATTCGGCCCAACCGCATTCTTTGCCAGCTTCTATGCCCAGTTCGCAACCTCAATCAAGGTCGGAATCTTTGCCGCTCACACATCCCAATTCGGAACCAAATCCAAAGCTCGATTCACAGCCCAACTCCTCACCAGTTCGTAGGCCATCATTAATAAAGGTAAAGACCGCTAGTACTTCTGTTCTTCCAACCTCGATACTTCAGAGACCACCCTCAATCGTACCGAGACCGGAAACCGCAGCTATACAACATACACAACAATCCATTGAGATTCATTAA